One stretch of Miscanthus floridulus cultivar M001 chromosome 18, ASM1932011v1, whole genome shotgun sequence DNA includes these proteins:
- the LOC136524834 gene encoding uncharacterized protein, giving the protein MAAGAGKSSKEADPARCRRHPKHRHAAGVCPFCLRDRLSRLSATAAASGSARAGASASSSSLGSSPGSSWEETVAQSSSAQAPRQARRGSLALLLRQEGREAAALAAGRRAEQEEERKAKRGNFWARLQQQLHHGGWHKEDVCSVAAERQNAAAAAAQHERAPVV; this is encoded by the coding sequence ATGGCAGCCGGCGCCGGCAAGTCGTCGAAGGAGGCGGACCCCGCGCGGTGCAGGAGGCACCCGAAGCACCGGCACGCGGCCGGGGTGTGCCCGTTCTGCCTACGCGATCGCCTGTCGCGCCTCTCCGCCACCGCGGCCGCCTCCGGCTCCGCGCGCGCCGGCGCCTCCGCGTCTTCGTCATCGCTGGGCTCCTCGCCGGGCTCGTCGTGGGAGGAGACCGTGGCGCAGTCGTCGTCGGCACAGGCGCCACGGCAGGCCCGCCGCGGGAGCCTCGCGCTGCTGCTGCGGCAGGAGGGcagggaggcggcggcgctggccgcGGGCCGCCGagcggagcaggaggaggagaggaaggcgaAGAGGGGCAACTTCTGGGCGCggctgcagcagcagctccaCCACGGTGGCTGGCACAAGGAAGACGTGTGCTCGGTGGCCGCAGAGAGAcagaacgccgccgccgccgccgcgcagcacGAGCGGGCGCCGGTGGTGTGA